tggtttggctcatccacaaaacaggacaggtccagactgcaacaaataatcaggaatgcagagagaataatcagggctgaccttccctccatccaggacttatacaggtctagggtcaggaaaagagctgctaaaatctctgcagaccccacacaccctgcacataaactgtttagagttttaccttcaggcccccgctacagagcactgtttactaaaaccagccgccacagagacagtttcttcccccaggctgtttctctgatgaacattaaatagagtacaaaacaacagcatacagatgttgcaaatgcacctttttattatatatgtgtatattgtacattgtaaatatgtatattctgtaatacaaaaacaaaaccaaagagctaagtgtaccggagtcagattccttgtttgtatgcacgaacttggcaataaagctgattctgatactcaaaaataaatgcattagaGCAAAAAAGCAGAGGTTCTCCAACTCACTGGGACAGGagtttgaataaaatattgtaatttCCCCACATGTCCACAAATAGTTATACCTTTGTGACTGTTAATGAAGAGCATACAGTCCAAATAGCTTTGTTGAacctaaagtattcacactcttcgttttcaatatttttatcatgttacaacGACATGGGTTTTATTGGGTCTGTTGTAGGAGGGAAAGTAATAGATCCCAAAGGACCCAAAGTAATTCTTagttttaaagcagaaaagtgtgttgtgcatttgtattcagcaccctCCATCAACACATTGTCACACTACCTTTTggtgttattacagctgcaagtcttataGGGTGTGTCTgtcagctttgaacatctaaagaCTGAAGTTGTTGCCAATTCTACTTAATTAAATAGCACAAGCTCTCCCAGATTATGAAAACCTCTTTAAACATATCTTTTCCAACTTTTCTCACAAATTTaccattggatttaggtcaagactttcactgggccattctaaaaaaataaattaatatagctgtgttttctttttgcatttttgccaCTGTGATTTCTCAATGATACTTTGATTTTATCTTCCAGTGAAGGATGTTAATTATCTGTTTATTAATAAGTGTATTGTTCAGCTATTGGGTCTATCAGCACTTTAAATGCTTTTAGTGGACAATCTTTGGTTTTTATCCCCCCTTGGttgcagctgttgcattcagtgTCATGCCCTCTAGTTAAACATTGCTCTGTTTTTATATATTCTTATTGTGACTTGCTGTAAAATGAATTGCCTATTGGGACATAAATAAAGATCTGAATCTTCtgctgtagctctggctgtttgttcAAGTGTTTTGTTGTCTCTTACAGTTTTCCGTCCAGCATAATCCTGTGTAGCCGTTCCACCACAcctagcattttgcatgtaggccaaagtTGTTTGTTGATATATTGATCAACACTGTTAACCACCTTCATATTTAAAATCAACACCAAAAGGAACATGTAGTCTCTTACCAGCGGCAACCTAAAAACCAAAGTCTTTGATGGTTATCTTTATCCTCTTAGAAAGTGTTTTATGTAGTTTTCTGTTGACACAGCAGGCCTGAATGGCATATTAACAAACAAGATGAagctaacttgacaaaatgttgcACATCTTGGATTTATATCATTAGAAATGACGTAAACGTCAGACATCGTGTTATAACATTTTGTAGTTTTGGAGTAAAAAAACAAGTAACAACTTTCggctttgttgttgctttctttTAAGTTTGCTTTGTATCAGCTGCATGACTTGATGCAAGCGTTGGAATTTAGCATAGCTACACACCACAGAGCAAAAAAGATCCACAGTCAGCATATACTGGACTGGGGATTTGCATTTATTGTTCTTTGCAGACATACAGACTTACTGTTGGCTTACCAGACTGCAGGCTGTTTGAGGAGTCGTCCCCAATGTCTTTTGGAACGTTTCGACTGGGTCCCACCGTTGCCCAGGGCCTCAAGTGTGATTATAGGGCCTGAAAACACGAGCACACAAAAAGTCATCGATTTCAATCTTACATGCAAAAAAGGGACAggataaaaagtataaaataacaGCAGTGTTGCTGTTGATGCAGCTAAAGCTTCCCTTGCCTTCTCCGTTGAGCAGGTATTTCCACATGCAGTAAGCCCAAAGGACTGACAGGAGACCAGACACATAGAAAACACTCTCCCAGCCATACAGGTCCAGCATGAGGGAACCAATACCTCCAATCACAAGAGTGCTTACAAAACAGAGAGGGGGGAAGACAACCAAGTCAAATAGGGCACCCTTGTAACTTAACACTGGGTTTATACATCTGGATGTGAAAGGATCAGACAAGTCTCTCCAAACACCAATGGCTCTTTAAATATAACTTTTGGAATCACAGCAACCTCCTTTACACGTTTCAGAAAGGTGTTTTTCTGAGAAAACACTAGTGGTTTTCTTGTCAATTTTCATTCAGTACCAAACATCTGACTCACCCCAGATAGGACCCACTTCCCACAGTGCTCATGAGGAAGCCTCGCTCACTCTCAACCACCTTTTGCGAGCACAGGCTTGCCAGAGAAGGGTAATGAACTCCTAAAATCAATACAAAACCAGAACAAATTGGAAGGAACATTCACtttcagaacaaataaaaaaaaacaactgaaaaaaaaaactaaaaacgaTTGCGTTTGAAATTAGTTAAGACGTATTTTGTATACAAAGTAGCCCCATCCGTTTCATAACAATATGGTGCTGTCAAAAACTCTAAATAAGCTCCTAAAAGACTACATTTAGCAGAGCAAACATGCTACAAATCAAGGCTGCCACAGTATGTTGACAAAATTACTTAATAAACATAACAGTCACTTCCTTTCAGCTGAAACCACGTTTGCATACACTGcataaatgacacatttttttcattactGTCCGACATTAAATAGGACTAAAGTTTTCCTTATTTAGGTTATTTAgaattaacaaaattatttcaagtTGCCACTAAGCAAAAACTCCTGCTTCACAAACAccaatattatgttttttttttttattgggaaaGCCCAAATGATGAAGTCATGGCTTTGCAAGGTTCAACATTTGAATTAATTGGAGCACAGccgtggatgtattttaaggcaatacATTAAAACACACTAAAGCCATCAGTCAAGAGGCAAGATCAGACAAGATGACGAGGAAGAGGATTGTATACCTCAATAAACTTAATCTTAGAAGACATGTCCTGTTGTCTGGAGAAACTAGTTCCATTGCAAATAAGCGAAGGCCACAAATGTTAGTGTTCAGTATTTGCTTATACTGAAAGTTTGTCTCTATTTAAATAACTAATGAAGaacaaactaaaactgaagtgtTTGGCCATGCTGACCATCAGTAAATTGTTTGGAGGAAAAAGAAGGGAAgtttgcaagcctgagaacaccatcccaactgtgaagtacgggAGTGGTGGTGTCATGTGGTGGGGGACTTCTGCTGCAGGAGAAACCAGTGCACCACACAAAATAGATGACATCATTATAGAAAAACATGCTAAACAAATGTAGGAACATaggccaggaagttaaagcttgggcaaAAATTGGTCTTTCAAATGGTCAGTGGTCCTGAGCATAgcaccaaattagttacaaagtggcttatggacaacaaagtcaatgtgttgggagtggccatcacaaagtccTGTCTCAGCGCTAAAGAAAATGTACAGGCGGAGCTGGAAAGGTGTGTGAAAGCAAGGCgtcctacaaacctgactcaatGACATAATTTATGTCAGTAGGAATATTTCATGACATGAGTCATCTTGTGCTCCTTCAGTCTCACCTTGTAACAGGCCCATGAGGAAGCGGGCCAGCGTCATGGAGAAGATTGGCTGGGAGCAGAGGTGGCCGAGGATCGGAGTGAAAGCTGTCATGGACCCCCAGGCTGCTGCCGAGAGCAGGAGAACCTTCTCACCTCCCACActagagagacagagagataaAGACTTAAATATAGAGACCGTTTTACATTTGGGACTTCAAACCCTTGTAACCTGGATAACCTGTAACACTGCATTTTTCATCAATGAAGACATTTCCTGAGAATGCATGTGACAGTTTTGCTCTCAAGTGctaaaaatacaggtccttctcaaaatattagcatattgtgataaagttcattattttccataatgtaatgatgaaaatttaacattcatatattttagattcattgcacattaactgaaatatttcaggtcttttattgtcttaatacggatgattttggcatacagctcatgaaaacccaaaattcctatctcacaaaattagcatatcattaaaagggtctctaaacgagctatgaacctaatcatctgaatcaacgagttaactctaaacacctgcaaaagattcctgaggcctttaaaactcccagcctggttcatcactcaaaaccccaatcattggtaagactgccgacctgactgctgtccagaaggccactattgacaccatcaagcaagagggtaagacacagaaagacatttctgaacgaataggctgttcccagagtgctgtatcaaggcacctcagtgggaagactgtgggaaggaaaacgtgtgacagaaaatgctgcacaacgagaagaggtgaccggaccctgaggaagattgtggagaaggggcgattccagaccttgggggacctgcggaagcagtggactgagtctggagtagaaacatccagagccaccgcgcacaggcgtgtgcaggaaatgggctacaggtgccgcattccccaggtcaagccacttttgaaccagaaacagcggcagaagcgcctgacctgggctacagagaagcagcactggactgttgctcagtggtccaaagtacttttttcggatgaaagcaaattctgcatgtcattcggaaatcaaggtgccacaaggtgtctggaggaagactggggagaaggaaatgccaaaatgccagaagtccagtgtcaagtacccacagtcagtgatggtctggggtgccgtgtcagctgctggtgttggtccactgtgttttatcaagggcagggacaatgcagctagctatcaggagattttggagcacttcatgcttccatctgctgaaaagctttatggagatgaagatttcatttttcagcacgacctggcacctgctcacagtgccaaaaccactggtaaatggtttactgaccatggtatcactgtgctcaattggcctgccaactctcctggcctgaaccccatagagaatctgtgggatattgtgaagagaacgttgagagactcaagacccaacactctggatgagctaaaggccgctatcgaagcatcctgggcctccataagacctcagcagtgccacaggctgattgcctccatgccacgccgcattgaagcagtcatttctgcaaaaggattcccgaccaagtattgagtgcataactgtacatgattatttgaaggttgatgttttttgtcttaaaaacacttttcttttattggtcggatgaaatatgctaattttgtgagataggaattttgggttttcatgagctgtatgccaaaatcatccgtattaagacaataaaagacctgaaatatttcagttagtgtgcaatgaatctaaaatatatgaatgttaaattttcatcattacattatggaaaataatgaagtttttcacaatatgctaatattttgagaaggacctgtatctgtgACTCACCCAGAATTTTACTAGTCTGTTAACCTGGCCTGGACTCACTTTTAATATTGCTGCTTTGTTTCAACAGAGcattaaaaagcattaaaaacattatattattgcatttttgataacaagtaaaaaatagaCAAGATAAGATTTTTAAGGTTCAGTAGTACGCAAATAACATCCATCATTTTGAAATACATTATTAAACTAgactttaacattttaaagtgtGTTAAGTCAATATAATTGaaataatattgaaaaaaagacacattGGTACTAGAATCTACggcttttttggttttctggggatcttttaaagcaacttaagttttttttcatctttatttatcTAAACAACCCCACAGCACAAACAAGGCGATCCTcagaaagctaaaaaaaattTCTAGCGAAGATGTTCACGTCCAGGTCTTGTTTCAAGTTTTcactaaatttgtttttttctaattcttATATAAAGGTCTTTCAGGCACTGTTTATCTGCTGTAGATAAAATTTCAGGcctgaaaattgtttttttcctgtccaCAAGTTAGTGCTAGAATGAcactaggaaaaaaaaaaaatcaacaattgACCGGAGTTGACCAGTCACTGGATAACTGATTTGTCTGCCGACCATACTAGTGTATTACACTTTATACATCCTGTCTCTGGGCGCTCCTATCTCGTAACAATACTGTTTGCAGTCCCCTAACATGACAATGTAGACAAAGCACCCAATTAATTCACTGCATTATCTCCCTTGATTAAATAAACACTGCTGTGCTTGTTTGCATCACTGCTAGAGTCATAGACCACAACCACAATACACCAAAGACCAGCAAGAAGCTGAAAAAGAGTCAAGGGAAGATTTTTACtctgtaaaaatgtatattcCATATTTATCCTCAAGGATATTGCTACGTCGCAGAAAAAGTATaccatttagttatttttaactAAGATTAAAATGTAATTCTCTATACTGAGCCATGACTATAGTTCAGCTGCTACAGGCTTAGGCTGCAGGAGAATATACTCACCACTTTCCTCACTCTGCTATTTACTCCTGTAACCCTCCATGTTTGCCATTTTTCCAATATTGTTGGCATgaacattgttttctttctacAGAAAGTGCACCTGGCTAAGTGCTTCTTTGTTAGGTTGAGCGTCCTTCTTAGACAGAGCCAATGCAGACAATCTATGAGTTTCTTTCCAAAAGAAAGTAACCCAGGTGCGTAGTTTagtggtgtttttttctttcgaCAACAGGACCACCTGTTAACTATTTTACTCTCTTAGTCTTTCTTTCAGAATCATTCTTTCCCAGAGAAACTACTCCtggctcagtgcttctgtgtttaacGCCATCTCTTTTCTAAACAGAGCCATTGCTAACGTTAACTTTCATTACAACAGAAAATACTTCTTGCTTAATGATTATGTTTAGTTGTGGCTTTCTGCAGGCGGAAGACATTGACTGCTGCCATTAACTATGTAtactgtctttgtttcttcctgttaaaaaaggAAGTGGTTTATCTCTCTCGTCCTGACAAGCTTGGTCAGGATGAGGGACTGCTGTCAAGCAAACAACTCGCTCCAATAAGCTGTGATTCCTTAGACAGACAACTTTTCACCAACCGTCTTCAAATGATCGATTGAGTTAAATCTGAATTGATGCTATATAAAATTAATCCAACCAAATTCAAGGACATGTGTCTTACCGATCACTGACATAACCGCCAAACACCTGGGTGAAGCAGTATCCCCAGAAGAAGCTGCCCAGCACCATGCCAGACTCTCTCTTGGTCCAGTTGAACTTCTCCGCCATGCTGACAGCACAGATGGGCATCGCTACACGGGCGCAGTAAAGGAGGCATGTTCCCAACAGCAGCACCACTGTCCATATCCTCGCCACTGGCCTGTGCAAAAAGGAGGAAGTAGAGTGAGTTAGGTGGATTCTAGAACACTCGCAGGGAAACTCTTGACTTAATGCCAATTAGTTGGGGATGTTTTCTCAAAGGAGGTGAGTTTGTGAAGCTCTCTTTAGAGAACAACAGTGGTTAAAGTAATCTGAAGCATAGGTCAATAATTGGTTATGGGGAGAAGGTGGGCATTATAAGGATTTGATGCCAGTTTGTGATGTCTGTCCCCATGAGAGTAAAACACACTTTTTCTACAAACCACATAAACTCTGTTACACATCCTAAAAGCAGAAAACCACACAAAATTAGCCAAGAGTTAGCCGTGCACTGCTGTAAAATGAAGTCatcatctccatgaagcttgtcagcagagggaagctcTAAAATTTTATGATATACAGTTGTGCTGACTTTAGTCTTGATGAAACATAGTttaccaacaccagcagatgtcaCGGCTCCCCAAATCATTACCAAATTTGGAAACTTCACCTCAAGCTGCCAAATTTATggtcatctgaaaagaggactaaGCAACAGCTCAATTCTTTTTTCTCTCCTAAGCCCAGGTAAAATGCTTCTGAGATCATCTCTGGTTCATGTGaggcttgacacaaggaatgcaacGGTTTGTCCTGAACAAGTCTGTGTGTAGTGCAACTTGGAGAACTGATTCGACCTGCACACCTTGAAAATGGCCCAAACACTATTACATCCGATTTGCTTCACAATCTTCCAATCCCTGTTGTTTTCTTACCTTCACCTAACATACATTTTCCTTCTGccaaactttccattaatatgtcTTGATACATTCTGTGATCCgccagcttcttcagcagtgaccttttgtggcttaccatCCTTGTGAAAAGTCACATTGACTCTCTGGTGAATGACCTGAAATGCATTACTCTTTGTGTCATGGCTCTTTACAACATTTAAGTTTCACTTATTTGGATttggttacatttttttatttatttaaagttaaatatGAACATACCAACAGATTACACAGAAAGAGGAATGAATGGACTGTGTTGTATACTGTCTTTAAAATATCAATGCAGACTCAGATTAAAAGTGACTGCTACCCCTGAGGACCCCTTCTGGGAACTCTACAGCCTGCTGAGGTGTTACGCGGTGACGTCAAACCCTCATCACAGTTGAAAAAATGTCTCTGTAAGAGTTTAAAATGTTACCTCGGCCAGTTAGAGTGGGCATCGGGCCACTTCTTGTGGCATCCAGGAGCTCCGATGTTGTCAGGTTGGAGGTTCTCCTTGTGAAAGGCCAAATCTGGACTAGAGTTCTTACCATGTTTTTGAATAACTGCCATTCAACGCGAAGTGACGGCAGACTCTTGTCAACGGCTCCTGCTGTTCTCTTTCACCCTATTTCCGATTTGTCAGTTTGAACAAAAAACCCCAGCGTGTAGAGGTGGAAGTATAGACGCGGTCACATTCACAATGTTTTTTAGTCCATTACCTAGTCGCGGAACAAAGCGGGAGGGAGTGCGTTGCTCCTGATGCCCTGGGAGGAATAATCCACGTGTCACTTTTTCTCTTCAGCCTCCTCctgctcttcctcctcctcctcctgcgtGTGAACCTCGCAGTTCTTCGTGCGGTCGATAGGGTTAATCAGGAAGTGATTCAGACGTTAAGCTTCAGCTGCACACAGCCAGTCCTTCCTCCTTCCGCTAGTTTCATCCGAAACGGTAAAAAAGGTGTTCCAGCCTGCCATGGCCTCACCTAACGTGACGTTGCAGTAAAACAACAACACgcccctcccctcccctcccctcccctcccctccccGCGCCGTCCCGGTGTCTACGTCCCAGCAGCGGGGCGGCTGATGAAGCGTTTTAGGGCTGTGGGGCACGAAGATGCGCAGCGGTTGTTTgaaatactggtccttctcaaaatattagcatattgtgataaagttcattattttccataatgtcatgatgaaaatttaacattcatatattttagattcattgcacactaactgaaatatttcaggtcttttattgtcttaatacggatgattttggcatacagctcatgaaaacccaaaatttctatctcacaaaattaacatatcattaaaagggtctctaaacgagctatgaacctaatcatcttaatcaacgagttaactctaaacacctgcaaaagattcctgaggcctttaaaactcccagcctggttcatcactcaaaaccccaatcatgggtaagactgccgacctgactgctgtccagaaggccactattgacaccctcaagcaagagggtaagacacagaaagacatttctgaactaataggctgttcccagagtgctgaatcaaggcacctcagtgggaagttagtgggaaggaaaaagtgtggcagaaaacgctgcacaacgagaagaggtgaccggaccctgaggaagattgtggagaagggccgattccagaccttgggggacctgcggaagcagtggactgagtgtggagtagaaacatccagagccaccgtgcacaggcgtgtgcaggaaatgggctacaggtgccgcattccccagacctgggctacagagaagcagcactggactgttgctcagtggtccaaagtacttttttcggatgaaggcaaattctgcatgtcattcggaaatcaaggtgccagagtctggaggaagactggggagaaggaaatgccagaagtccagtgtcaagtatccacagtcagtgatggtctggggtgccgtgtcagctgctggtgttggtccactgtgttttatcaagggcagggtcaatgcagctagctatcaggagattttggagcacttcctgcttccatctgctgaaaagctttatggagatgaagatttcatttttcagcacgacctggcacctgctcacagtgccaaaaccactggtaaatggtttactgaccatggtatcactgtgctaaattggcctgccaactctcctgacctgaatcccatagagaatctgtgggatattgtgaagagaatgttgagagactcaagacccaacactctggatgagctaaaggccgctatcgaagcatcctgggcctccataagacctcagcagtgccacaggctgattgcctccatgccacgccgcattgaagcagtcatttctgcaaaaggattcccgaccaagtattgagtgcataactgtacatgattatttgaaggttgacgttttttgtattaaaatcacttttcttttattggtcggatgaaatatgctaattttgtgagataggaattttgggttttcatgagctgtatgccaaaataatccgtattaagacaataaaagacctgaaatatttcagttagtgtgcaatgaatctaaaatatatgaatgttaaattttcatcatgacattatggaaaataatgaactttatcacaatatgctaatattttgagaaggacctgtacatgaacTTTGTTTAGGAACACTCATTTTTTGAGTTAAACTAAAGTAATGGCGTGAGAAGTCTCAGAATAATgagataaataaatgatttaattaaatgACTGAATATATCTAAAGTTACACAATACAATCAATGTGCCACGTTACAATAACAGACTTAAATGTGTGGTTGACCAACATAATGCAATGTATAATTGTAAAGTCAGAGGAAAAATTTAAATGGCTTTTATTCGTCTTCTTCACTATAGCtaataacacaaaataaaatccagtgcagccagCTTTCAAAagatgtcacctaattagtaaatgaaataaataaattga
This DNA window, taken from Girardinichthys multiradiatus isolate DD_20200921_A chromosome 1, DD_fGirMul_XY1, whole genome shotgun sequence, encodes the following:
- the slc17a9b gene encoding solute carrier family 17 member 9b isoform X1, whose translation is MAVIQKHGKNSSPDLAFHKENLQPDNIGAPGCHKKWPDAHSNWPRPVARIWTVVLLLGTCLLYCARVAMPICAVSMAEKFNWTKRESGMVLGSFFWGYCFTQVFGGYVSDRVGGEKVLLLSAAAWGSMTAFTPILGHLCSQPIFSMTLARFLMGLLQGVHYPSLASLCSQKVVESERGFLMSTVGSGSYLGTLVIGGIGSLMLDLYGWESVFYVSGLLSVLWAYCMWKYLLNGEGPIITLEALGNGGTQSKRSKRHWGRLLKQPAVCAVIVTHLCTASTFFTLLSWLPTFFKDTFPDAKGWVFNVIPWLVAIPSSLFSGCLSDHLICQGFDTTSVRKLMQFFSMGVSSVFTVLLCGNTTFPWAVAFVSATMGLTTFSHSGVSLNVQDLAPSCAGALFGIMNTCGAFSGVLMVYFSGYLIEATGSWGSMFALITTVNLMGLFTFLAFAEARRVDIESSRVRHNSIHI